The Streptomyces capitiformicae genome contains the following window.
GACGGTGGGCATTCCGCAGCCGCGCCGTATCGAGGACACGGCCGTGGCGGAGCTCTCCGTCGAGATCACCGAAGAACTGCGCAAGGAGATCCGCCGCCATGGCCAGCACTGAGACCACGGCCGACGCCGCTCCGGGTCCCGGTCCCGGGAAGGATTCCGACGACCTCGCCGGCCTGGAGGCGGGCCTCGACGCGCTGGAGTCGGTGCAGACCGGGCGCCCGCCGCTCAGGCAGGTCCTCGTCGAGAAGGTGCTGCCACCGGTCATCGCCGTCGCCCTGGTGCTGGTGGTCTGGCAGCTGCTGGTCTCGGCGGAGGTCACCGAGAGCTACAAGCTGCCCGCGCCGTCCGCGGTGTGGGAGGAGCTGCGGCAGTCCTGGCTGCAGGGCACGCTCCACGAGTACATCTGGACGTCCGTCTCGCGCGGTCTGCTCGGCTTCCTGCTGGCCCTGGTGATCGGCACGCCGCTGGGTCTGCTGGTGGCCCGGGTGCGGATCGTCCGCGCGGCGCTCGGCCCGATCCTCTCCGGTCTGCAGTCGCTGCCGTCGGTGGCGTGGGTGCCGCCCGCGGTGATCTGGCTGGGCCTGGAACCCTCGGTGATGTACGCGGTGATCCTGCTCGGCGCGGTCCCCTCCATCGCCAACGGCCTGGTCTCCGGCATCGACCAGGTGCCCCCGCTGTTCCTGCGGGCCGGCCGCACCCTGGGCGCGACCGGGCTGAAGGGCACCTGGCACATCGTGATGCCCGCCTCGCTGCCCGGCTACGTCGCCGGTCTGAAGCAGGGCTGGGCGTTCTCGTGGCGCTCACTGATGGCCGCGGAGATCATCGCGCAGGCACCGGACATGGGCACGGGCCTCGGCCAGCTGCTGGAGGCGGGCCGCACCAACAGCAGCATGTCCCAGGTCTTCTTCGCCATCATCCTCATCCTGATCGTCGGTATCGCCATCGACCTGCTGATCTTCAGCCCGCTGGAGCGGTGGGTCCTGCGCAGCCGCGGTCTGCTGGTGAACCGCTGAGTTCGTGACCCGCTGAGCTCGTACCGCTGAGAGAGCTGGGAGAGAGTCGACCCCATGCGCAGCCCCGTCCTCCTCGTCATCGCCCACGGCAGCCGCGACCCGCGGCACGCCGCGACCGTGCACGCCCTCGTACGGCGGGTACGGGCGATGCGCCCCGGGTTGCGCGTGGAGACCGGCTTCCTGGACTTCAACATCCCGTCCGTGCAGGGCGTGCTGGAGAACCTGGCGGCGGAGGGCGTACGGGACGTCGTGGCCCTGCCCCTGCTGCTGACCCGGGCCTTCCACGCCAAGGCGGACATCCCGGCGGTCCTGCGGGACGCTCCGCCGCAGCTGCGCATCCGCCAGGCGGAGGTCCTCGGCCCCTCCCCGCTGCTGCTCGCCGCCCTCGAACGCCGTCTGTACGAGGCGGGGTTGAGCCCCGCCGACAAGTCCTCGACCGGGGTCGTGCTGGCCTCGGCGGGGTCCACCGACCCGGAGGCGATCGCGGTGATCGCCGACATCGCGCGGGAGTGGTGGCACACCGGTTGGTGCGCCGTGCGACCCGCGTTCGCCTCCGCATCCCTTCCGCGCACCGAGGACGCCGTCCGCGAACTGCGAGCCCTCGGCTGCGAACGCGTCGCCGTGGCCCCGTACGTCCTCGCCCCCGGCTTCCTCCCGGACCGCATCGCCCGGGGCGCGGCGCGGGCAGACATCCTCGCCGACGTACTGGGCCCGGCACCGGAGGTGGCACGAGTCCTGCTCCGGCGGTACGACGAGGCGTCGGTTCCGGTGCGGGCGGTGGTGGGGGCCTGAAGCCTGGGGGGTGTGGTGAAAGTCCTGTGCGGTGCCCGCGCCCGCCGCGACAGCGGCGGATGTCACAGCCGGTGCGTGCCCCCAGCGTGCCGGGCGCCGTGGGTGCTGTGCGGGACTTTCACCACACCCCCTCGCCCTCAGTGCGACGCGCGCTGTCGCGGGTCCCGGCCGCTCGATGCCAGCGCCCGGTCGAACGTCGGCGCGTCGGCCGGTACCGGTACCGGGTCGGCGAAGCCGTCGTACTGGCGGTAGAGGTCGGCGTGGGTTTCGACGACGCCGAGGACGAAGCGGGCGGCTTCCTCCGAGACACGGAAATCCTGGCCGGTGGTGGTGGCGACGTCCCAGCCGTGGACGGCCATCTCCTTGATGATCATGCCGGCGAGATCGGCGGCCGGGAGCAAGCCCATGCCGAGGTCGATCTCGCCTTCCCACAGCGCGGGGTCGGCCCAGGCGGCGACCGCGCGGTCCAGTTGGGTTGCGTAGGCCTCGGCCCAGTCCGGGTCGGCGGTGAAGTCGCGCTTCGCCAGTTCCTCGGGGAGGGGCTTGCGCAGGGCTCGGTGTTCGAGGCCGTGCGAGGTGTAGAGGACCCAGTGGTTGACCAGGGCTCGGACGTCCCAGTCGCCGCAGTGGGTGGGGAGGGGAAGGTGGGCCGCCGTGACGCCGCGGGCGACGCGGGCCGCCTCCGCGGCGCATTCGACCATGTACGGGTACGAGTCGTGGTTCTTCATGCGCCTCACGCTAGGGACGGCGCGCGCCGGGTTCTTGAACAAACGCGACGCCCCTCGGAGGCGCGCCTCAGTGGGGCCGGGTCAGCTCGGCCAGCTTCACCACCGTGTTCCAGTTGCGGGTGGTGGCGATCAGGCCCTTCGTCAGGCGCGGCCTGGCCAGGGCCTCCGCGAGCTTGGAACGGCCCAGGCCCTCGGGGGCGTAGAGGTAGAGGGCGCGGTCGCCCAGCCGGAACTCCTCGGGCAGGAAGGCCTGTTGGTCGATCGCGGAGAAGCGGTCGGGGGTCACGGCCGCCGAGAAGTACGTGACGTGCAGCTGCTTGCCCTCCAGCTCCGCCGCCGGGAACGGGCAGGCCTCGCGTACCGCTTCCAGGTAGGCGTGGTCGCGGACCAGGACGTCGACGGTGAACCCGAAGCGGTTCTCGATGGCCGCCGTGATCTCCGCCGCCAGGGAGTCCTCGTCCCCGTGGTCGGCGATGAAGACCGCGTTGCCGCTCTGGAGGTAGGTGGCCACCGCGTCGTGGCCGAGGTCGTTCAGCAGGGCGCGGAGGTCCGCCATCGGGACCTTCTTGCTGCCGCCCACGTTGATTCCGCGCAACAGCGCCGCGTACGTCGTCATGGCGACATCATCCGACATCCGGCGAGGGGAGCCCCGCTTTGGCGGGGTCATCGGGTGGACCGATTCGGGCGTGGCCGGGGGTGGTTGTCCGCTCCGGCCACGGTCGTGTGTGCGGGCTCAGGCCGCCTTGGCGACCGTCTCGCGGTCGAAGGAGTCGAGAGTGCGGGTGAAGTCGCGGGTCGACAGCAGCAGTTTGTAGATGATGGTCAGCTCCAAGACGAGCAGCAGGGCGCCGGAGACGACGGTCGCGGCCAGTACCGAGTCGAGGAACGGGCCGATCATGAAGACGCCCATCTGGAACTCGATACCGCTGATCAGATGAGGGCGGACGCGGTGGCGCAGCAGGAAGGACCGGGCCCGCAGATACAGGGGGAAGCGGCGGCGGAACTCCTGGTGCAGGTCGACGACCTGGGCCTGCGGCGCTGCCTCGGTGACCTCGGCGGCGACCGTGCGCAGATCCTGTTCGATGTCCGCCTCGGGGTTGTCGCGCAGCAGGTCTTCCATGAAGGTGAGTTCGCGTTCGTTCTCGGCGCGGCGGGCCGCCCGCAGCCGGGCCTTGATCTGCTTGCGCATGGTGTGGCGGACCTTGAAGGTCTCCAGGGAGTTGATGTAGCAAAGCGCGTCGAAGCCGATGACGGCGGCGGCGAGCCAGATGTAGAGGGTCTCGCCCGTGCGGTAGTACTGCCCGGCCATCAGGGCCACCGCACACGCCGCCACCCGGATACGGTCGAAGACGAAGTCGAGCCAGGCGCCGAACAACGAGCCCTGGCCGGTGAGCCGGGCGACCTTGCCGTCCATGCAGTCGAGGACGAAGCTCAGGTGGTAGACGACCGCGCCGGCGATCAGCCAGCGCCAGTCGCCCAGCGCGAAGCAGGCGGCCGAGACCAGGCCCAGCAGAAAGGCGCCCCAGGTCAGCTGGTTGGGCGTGATCCTCGTGTACTTCGCGGTCAGCCGCACCAGCGGTGTGGCGACCGGGTCGACGAGCAGCACGGTCCACCACGCGTCGCGCTTCTTCTGCGTGACGCGGCGCACCTCTGCGAGGTCGGGTATGTCTCGGCGCATGACTCAACTTCCTGGCGTTCGAATTGAGTTCATACTCAGCTTGAGAGCCGTTCACCCAAGGCACAAGAAGCGGCCGACGCAACCTTTCACAGGGGGTGACGGTCGAACCATGCAACCAAGTCGATGACCTTCCCGCGCCCCCCTGCCGTTATGGGGCCGTTACTGAAGTTCCGCCTCGATCAGGTCGGCGGCCCGTCGGGTGCCGCCCTCGCCCGCCATTCCCTCCTGGATCTCCTTGAGGCGGCGCGCCACTTCGGGGTCGTCGACGAGGGAGAGCACCGCCTCGCGCAGGGTCTCGGCCGTCGCCTCGTCCATGGGGACGTGGCGGGCGACGCCGAGGGTCTGGAGCACGTCGGCGTTGCCGAACTGGTCGGCGGCCTGCGGTACGGCGACCATCGGTGTGGCGGTCGCGAGCCCCTCCTGACTGCCGCCGGCGCCCGCGTGGGTGATGAAGGCGTCGGCCTGCTTGAGGATGGCCAGCTGCGGTACCCAGTCCCGCACTTCCACGTTGGCGGGGATCTCGCCCAGCTCGGCCGCGTCGACGTGCCGGCCGACCTGGAGCACCATGTGCCAGCCGGGCAGGTCACCGAAGGCCTTGACGCACTCGCGGTAGAAGTCGGGCTGCTTGGTGAACGCGGAGCCGAGGGAGACGAGCAGGACCTTTTCCGCGTCGGCCGGCCGGTGCCAGTCGCCCTGGGCCGCGCGGTCGCCCTGGCAGGCCCCGACGAAGGTGTAGCGGTTCTCGTCGACCCGGTCGGCGTTCCACTGGAGCGCCTTGGGGATGAGGACGAGCGAGCGGTCGGGTCGGCCGCCGAAGGAGTCGGGGTCCAGGTCGATCCCGTTCTCGTCCAGCCAGGCCTGGAAGCGGGCGTAGTACGCCTTGCCGCGCTCGGTCTTCTTCGGCTCGGCCCACATGGGTTCGGCGACCTCCTCCTCGTAGCCGTCCCAGGCGACCATGTGCGGGGAGAGCGTGACCGCCTTGACGCCCCAGCGGTGGGCGAGGACACGGGCCGGGTAGGAGGCGGTGTCGTGCAGCACGAGGTCCGGCTCGTCACCCTCGTACGCCTCGATGAGCTGCGGCAGGGCCTGGATCGCGTCGTCGAGGAACGGCTCCACGTTGTCGAGGAGCGTGCTCCCCCATGCCTCGGGGTCGGCGTCAGGGCCGGGCAGCGTCGAGCGCCAGAGCTTCGGCTCGGCACCGGTCTCCGCCACCTTCTCGGCGAAGGCCGGCGGAATCGCGTAGGTGACGCGATGCCCGCGGGCGACCAGTTCCCGGATCACTTCGAGGCTCGGGTTCACGTGGCCGTGGGCGGCGATGGAGAACATGGCGATGTGGGAGGTCATGGGCGAGACCATACGCGAGACGAGACGTCTCGTGCAACCCGCTTTCGCTTCCGCGAGCACCGGATGCCATATAAACGTTCGGGCGCGATCGGGTGACAGACGCGCAGGGTGACAACAGACGGGGGGACGATGACCGGCGACGTGGATCAGGACGCGGTGCTGCGGGCCAGGAACGTGCTGCTGGGCTCCGGCAGACCGACACCGCGGGAGGAGGTCGAGGCATGCCGGGTGCTGGCCCGGGTGAGCCCGGCGGCCTATCTGCCCCGGCTGTCGCGGGCCCTGGTGCATCTCGGCTACGGCGACGTCTTCGACGAACTGCCACAGGCCCGGCTGGCGTTGTTCGAGGAGGCGGCGGAGGCCGCGTACGCGTTGGACGCGTCCGATCCGATGCGTACGGAGGTGCTGCTCAAGGCACTGGACAGCCTCCAGAACCACCTGTTCGTCATCGGTCGGCGTGCTGAGGGGCTGGCGCTGCGCGAGGAGATGGCGGAGATCGGCCGTGGCGACCTGGAGGACGGTCGGGGAGGTCCGGCGTGGTCCGCGCTCGAACTGTGGGCGCGGGCCCTGGCCGAGGAGGGCCGGCACCGTGAGGCCGCCGCGCTGCACGAGGAGATCGTCCGCCATGCCCGGCCGTACGGGCCGCAGAGCGGAGGCGCCGCCTGGGCCGTGCTCGAATGGATGGCCGAGGCGGAGGCGGCCGGGCTGCGGGACAGGGCCGAGGCCGCCACGCGGGAGCTGGTCGAGATGGAGCGGAGCGTACTCTCCTCCGACCGGCGGACATCCCGGTCGCTGTTGCTCTTCGCCCTGCTCCGGCTCGCGGAACTGCTGGACGGATACGGGGAGTTCGAGGCCGCCTCCGCCGCGTACGACGAGGCCGGGGAACTGCTGGCCGGGTTCGCCGCGAGCGGTGACCTCAGCCCAGGTGCGTATCTGTTCCCGTACTGGGCGGTCCTGTTCGGGCTGTCCGGCCGCGCCCCGGAACTGCCGGCGCCTGGCCGTTCGGCCCCGGCTTTCGGCGCGGAGATCGGGAAGACGACGCCCGATGTCCGGGAGCGCTACTTCGCCGAACTGCCCGCGCTGCGTGCCGCCGTGGACGCGCCGGCTCTGGACGCGGATCTCGCCGAGCGCGTCCTGGCGCACCGTCGGCTGACGGTCCGGTCCGCACTGCACGCCGTGCACCGGCGCGGCTATCTCTTCCTGGAGCCCGTGCTGCCGCTGTTCGAGGAGGGTGTGGCGCTGGCCCGCAGGCTGTACGCCGAGGACGCGGCGGCCGGCAGCGCACCGCTCGCCCGAGCGCTGTTCGACCGGGCGAGCGCCCTGACGGCGGGTCAGCGGTTCGCCGAGGCGCACCCCGACTTCCAGGAGGCTCTGGCTCTGCGTGCCGCTCAGCGCTGATAGCGGGCCAGCACGAGATTGCCGTCCTCCTCCAGCCGTTCGCGCAGTTCGTCCAGGTCGATGGCGCCGCTGTAGTACTCCTGGAAGGCGGGGGTGGCAACCTTGTCCTTCCACTCGGGGTAGCCGCGTACGGACTGGGCGGGGGCGGAGCGGAGGTGTTCGGCGAGGGCCGTGCCGGTCGCCCAGTCGTGCTCGGTGGTGCGCAGGTCGGGGTCCTTGAGGGCCTCAGTGCCGGTGGGGAGCATCCAGTCGCCGAGGGCGAGGCGGACCATGTTCTCGGGGCGGAGGAGGAAGTCGACGAACGCGGCGGCCTCCTCCTTGTGCGGGCTGTCCTCGGCGATGGAGAGGGTCTGCGGGCTGACGCCCTGGGTGAGTCCTTCGGCGCCGGCCGGGGCGGGCAGCACCTGCCAGTCGAAGCCCTCGGGGGCCTGCTGGACGATCTGCTGACGGTAGGAGAAGCCGAGCGGGACCATCGCGTACCTGCCGCCGAAGAAGCCGGGCAGCGTGTCGGAGCCGCCCATGCCGAGCGTGGTGCCGGGCGCGCTCTCGTCGGTGTTCACCTCGTCGTGCACGGTCTTCGGTACGACCGCGTCGGCGGCCTCGAAGCGGACCTCGACCTTGCCGTCCGCGTCCCGGTGGAACAGCTGCCCGCCCGCCGACAGCGACAGGTTGAGCGTGGCCGACACCGGTTCCTTCAGCGGCCAGGCGACGCCGTACCTGCCGTCGCCGCTCAACTCCTCGGCCGCGTCCCGGAACTCCTCCCACGTCCACGGGTCCTCGGGGGTCGGGATGCGCACACCGGACTCGCGGAGCCATGTGGCGTTGGCGATCAGGACCCGCGGCTCCTGGAGGAACGGCACCCCGTAGATGCCGTCCCCGAAGGTCGTCGTCTCCCAGCTGCGCCGCGGGATGTCCGACTTGAGCCGCTCGGGCAGCAGCTCGCGCAGATCGGCGAGGTAGCCACCGTAGGCGAAGTCCGCGAGGTCGTCGGAGGCGTCGTGGATGATGTCCGGCGCCTCGCCGCCCTCGAAGGAGGTGAGCAGCTGGTCGTGGACGCTGTCCCAACTCCCCTGTACGTACTCGACCTCGATGTCCGGGTGGGTGGCGTTCCACTCCTCGACCAGATCCTTGTTGGCCTCGACGGACTCCTCCTGCCAGGCGAGGGACTGGAAGCGGAGAGTGATACGGCCGTCGTCGGAGCCGCCGCCGTCGCCCGTACAGCCGGTGGCGAGGAGGCACAGCAGCAGGGCCGCGATCAGCCATCGTGTGCGCATCAGCTCTTCACCGCCCCGGCGAGCATGCCGCCCGTGATCCGTTTCTGGATGATCGCGAAGACGACCAGCGAGGGCAGCGTCGCGAGGAACGCCGCCGCGGCCAGCGGGCCGAGGTCGGCCACGCCCTCCGCGCCGATGAAGTGGGTGAGGACGACCGGCAGGGTCTGTTTCTCCGGGGTCTTGAGCAGCACGAGTGCGAAGAAGAACTCGTTCCACGCGGTGATGAACGCGAACAGCGCCGTCGCCACGATGCCCGGCGCCAGCAGCGGCGCCGTCACCGACACCAGCGTCCGCACCTTCCCGGCCCCGTCGACCGCCGCCGCCTCCTCCAACTCGGCCGGCACGGCCCGTACGTAGCCGACGAGCATCCACAGCG
Protein-coding sequences here:
- a CDS encoding ABC transporter permease, with the translated sequence MASTETTADAAPGPGPGKDSDDLAGLEAGLDALESVQTGRPPLRQVLVEKVLPPVIAVALVLVVWQLLVSAEVTESYKLPAPSAVWEELRQSWLQGTLHEYIWTSVSRGLLGFLLALVIGTPLGLLVARVRIVRAALGPILSGLQSLPSVAWVPPAVIWLGLEPSVMYAVILLGAVPSIANGLVSGIDQVPPLFLRAGRTLGATGLKGTWHIVMPASLPGYVAGLKQGWAFSWRSLMAAEIIAQAPDMGTGLGQLLEAGRTNSSMSQVFFAIILILIVGIAIDLLIFSPLERWVLRSRGLLVNR
- a CDS encoding sirohydrochlorin chelatase, with the translated sequence MRSPVLLVIAHGSRDPRHAATVHALVRRVRAMRPGLRVETGFLDFNIPSVQGVLENLAAEGVRDVVALPLLLTRAFHAKADIPAVLRDAPPQLRIRQAEVLGPSPLLLAALERRLYEAGLSPADKSSTGVVLASAGSTDPEAIAVIADIAREWWHTGWCAVRPAFASASLPRTEDAVRELRALGCERVAVAPYVLAPGFLPDRIARGAARADILADVLGPAPEVARVLLRRYDEASVPVRAVVGA
- a CDS encoding TIGR03086 family metal-binding protein, coding for MKNHDSYPYMVECAAEAARVARGVTAAHLPLPTHCGDWDVRALVNHWVLYTSHGLEHRALRKPLPEELAKRDFTADPDWAEAYATQLDRAVAAWADPALWEGEIDLGMGLLPAADLAGMIIKEMAVHGWDVATTTGQDFRVSEEAARFVLGVVETHADLYRQYDGFADPVPVPADAPTFDRALASSGRDPRQRASH
- a CDS encoding DUF1697 domain-containing protein — encoded protein: MTTYAALLRGINVGGSKKVPMADLRALLNDLGHDAVATYLQSGNAVFIADHGDEDSLAAEITAAIENRFGFTVDVLVRDHAYLEAVREACPFPAAELEGKQLHVTYFSAAVTPDRFSAIDQQAFLPEEFRLGDRALYLYAPEGLGRSKLAEALARPRLTKGLIATTRNWNTVVKLAELTRPH
- a CDS encoding CDP-alcohol phosphatidyltransferase family protein encodes the protein MRRDIPDLAEVRRVTQKKRDAWWTVLLVDPVATPLVRLTAKYTRITPNQLTWGAFLLGLVSAACFALGDWRWLIAGAVVYHLSFVLDCMDGKVARLTGQGSLFGAWLDFVFDRIRVAACAVALMAGQYYRTGETLYIWLAAAVIGFDALCYINSLETFKVRHTMRKQIKARLRAARRAENERELTFMEDLLRDNPEADIEQDLRTVAAEVTEAAPQAQVVDLHQEFRRRFPLYLRARSFLLRHRVRPHLISGIEFQMGVFMIGPFLDSVLAATVVSGALLLVLELTIIYKLLLSTRDFTRTLDSFDRETVAKAA
- a CDS encoding ATP-binding protein; translated protein: MTGDVDQDAVLRARNVLLGSGRPTPREEVEACRVLARVSPAAYLPRLSRALVHLGYGDVFDELPQARLALFEEAAEAAYALDASDPMRTEVLLKALDSLQNHLFVIGRRAEGLALREEMAEIGRGDLEDGRGGPAWSALELWARALAEEGRHREAAALHEEIVRHARPYGPQSGGAAWAVLEWMAEAEAAGLRDRAEAATRELVEMERSVLSSDRRTSRSLLLFALLRLAELLDGYGEFEAASAAYDEAGELLAGFAASGDLSPGAYLFPYWAVLFGLSGRAPELPAPGRSAPAFGAEIGKTTPDVRERYFAELPALRAAVDAPALDADLAERVLAHRRLTVRSALHAVHRRGYLFLEPVLPLFEEGVALARRLYAEDAAAGSAPLARALFDRASALTAGQRFAEAHPDFQEALALRAAQR
- a CDS encoding ABC transporter substrate-binding protein; its protein translation is MRTRWLIAALLLCLLATGCTGDGGGSDDGRITLRFQSLAWQEESVEANKDLVEEWNATHPDIEVEYVQGSWDSVHDQLLTSFEGGEAPDIIHDASDDLADFAYGGYLADLRELLPERLKSDIPRRSWETTTFGDGIYGVPFLQEPRVLIANATWLRESGVRIPTPEDPWTWEEFRDAAEELSGDGRYGVAWPLKEPVSATLNLSLSAGGQLFHRDADGKVEVRFEAADAVVPKTVHDEVNTDESAPGTTLGMGGSDTLPGFFGGRYAMVPLGFSYRQQIVQQAPEGFDWQVLPAPAGAEGLTQGVSPQTLSIAEDSPHKEEAAAFVDFLLRPENMVRLALGDWMLPTGTEALKDPDLRTTEHDWATGTALAEHLRSAPAQSVRGYPEWKDKVATPAFQEYYSGAIDLDELRERLEEDGNLVLARYQR